A single Anopheles arabiensis isolate DONGOLA chromosome 2, AaraD3, whole genome shotgun sequence DNA region contains:
- the LOC120894408 gene encoding MORN repeat-containing protein 4 homolog: MMDSVQTGVVKCGGYRYDDGTRYIGDWNQRGQKHGMGSMMFSDGTRYDGAFSNGVCSGLGVMCFPDGAKYEGEFMQGWFHGHGVFWRADGMKYEGEFRGGRIWGLGLITFSDQSHGFPRNEGFFQDCRLVRKKRCPDVINRAQKVALMARAQCDQGS, from the exons ATGATGGACAGCGTCCAGACGGGTGTGGTCAAATGTGGCGGCTATCGGTATGACGATGGGACGCGCTACATTGGCGATTGGAATCAGCGCGGCCAGAAGCACGGCATGGGCTCGATGATGTTCTCGGACGGCACGCGGTACGACGGAGCATTCAGCAATGGCGTCTGTTCCGGGCTCGGCGTGATG TGTTTTCCCGACGGTGCCAA ATACGAGGGCGAATTCATGCAGGGCTGGTTCCACGGTCACGGCGTGTTCTGGCGGGCGGACGGCATGAAGTACGAGGGCGAGTTTCGCGGCGGACGCATCTGGGGTCTGGGACTGATTACGTTCAGCGACCAGAGCCACGGATTCCCGCGCAACGAAGGCTTCTTCCAGGACTGTCGGCTGGTGCGGAAGAAGCGCTGCCCGGACGTGATCAACCGTGCCCAGAAGGTGGCACTCATGGCACGCGCCCAGTGCGACCAGGGCAGCTAG
- the LOC120894407 gene encoding MMS19 nucleotide excision repair protein homolog gives MKFPWSHTTIVDMIKTDQKVEEKCHQVTTDIIAGKLNVAEFVEELGPALTHTDASVRAKGTTLLSNVLKDLPPDALQATQVELLCTFYIDRSLDHHTVTPMVLAGIEALTHMTNFPDGAAVRLLRALFERVPCQSQKKPERTLYFQMMLNLAERKVDELKAWGVDFVYGVIGAIEGERDPRNLLYLFERMPSFIRTFPMYHLAEEMFETFACYFPIDFHPNPNDPVAITRDALAEHLANCLCATPEMAEFAVPLLMEKLDSSLIMAKLDSLSLLRRCLELLEVAKLEEHHDELWTALKKELLPAGGTSAAEKELVEATFAAVQALAKNASTDEPSAKALLDKILLSVMGGLTDASSKQFEMSLRVELSCAQGSVYCALYVIEKLIPMLLAQLNVDGHVETRVANVLVDALQRLCAVCAHWYCIDRLDPALVGQMHKKLIEVVLQEADGSEQKRSALLALAAVPEMVTSENRYVVYSAMVKILLTATEQPSKTIDAAQECLFSFAIRYQQEVKTVVLEKLITHDYAKAETSLVQLVFKTLGKFILYHGYMDKMVKFFLSKIFDPDNERLAIIAMDTLTDVVENGNSSQLGKAELYEQYKLLDRCFEYANDKLSSDCLHAMAQLIGAVVKQLPVEEQHQLILKRLPALRLQQRADLYLASGLLAYLDQSVPLVDHFENLVTDLSKLALETDEERVRDVCNRLLCSLFNRMPNDEHHRGVLKRLLKMIREELKKHNHQAVVILSWIGKGLIARGHSEAGEIVDDIADLLDHPTLGHIAALAFEILSIEFPQLHLPLLRNLFKQKLFVWVMKKLEQKVEQYAETHLKALAFVLAATPHTVLKMNLSKVGPVLLKCLAQTDDKTILEALTIVLRFTREQDPFVQDHLQTLIPLLLKLTLHQSSMKIRIGALECLLYVCKYPTFLLLPFKQSVLLALQKPLDDRKRLVRNAAVTTRLQWFVVGSAEDTKTDK, from the exons ATGAAGTTCCCGTGGTCGCACACGACAATAGTGGATATGATCAAGACTGATCAGAAAGTGGAAGAAAAGTGCCACCAAGTTACCACAG ACATTATCGCTGGAAAGCTAAATGTGGCCGAGTTTGTAGAGGAGCTAGGACCAGCGCTGACTCACACCGATGCCTCAGTCCGCGCCAAGGGAACGACGCTCTTATCGAACGTGCTGAAGGATCTTCCACCGGACGCGCTGCAAGCGACTCAGGTGGAGCTGCTCTGCACGTTCTACATTGACCGTTCGCTTGACCACCATACCGTGACGCCGATGGTATTGGCGGGCATCGAAGCACTTACGCACATGACCAACTTCCCCGACGGTGCCGCCGTCCGGTTGCTGCGGGCGCTTTTCGAACGAGTGCCCTGCCAAAGCCAGAAAAAGCCGGAACGCACGCTGTACTTCCAGATGATGCTAAATCTCGCCGAGCGAAAGGTGGACGAGCTGAAGGCGTGGGGTGTCGACTTTGTGTACGGTGTTATTGGTGCGATCGAGGGAGAGCGCGATCCGCGCAATCTGCTGTACCTGTTCGAGCGTATGCCCTCCTTCATCCGGACCTTCCCGATGTACCATCTGGCGGAGGAAATGTTTGAAACGTTCGCCTGCTACTTCCCGATCGATTTCCACCCGAATCCCAACGACCCGGTAGCGATAACGCGCGATGCGCTGGCCGAACATCTGGCAAACTGTCTGTGCGCAACGCCGGAAATGGCAGAGTTTGCGGTGCCGCTGTTGATGGAAAAGCTCGACAGCAGCTTGATCATGGCGAAGCTGGACTCACTGTCACTGCTGCGCAGGTGTTTGGAGCTGTTGGAGGTGGCAAAACTCGAGGAACATCATGACGAGCTGTGGACGGCGTTGAAGAAAGAGCTGCTTCCGGCCGGTGGCACCTCCGCCGCGGAGAAGGAGCTGGTAGAAGCCACATTTGCCGCAGTCCAGGCACTGGCCAAAAATGCTTCCACCGACGAGCCGTCCGCAAAGGCACTGCTCGACAAGATACTGCTCAGCGTGATGGGCGGCCTGACGGATGCCAGCTCGAAGCAGTTCGAAATGAGCCTGCGCGTGGAACTGAGCTGCGCCCAGGGGAGCGTGTACTGTGCGTTGTACGTAATAGAAAAGCTTATCCCGATGCTGCTCGCCCAGCTGAACGTGGACGGGCACGTGGAGACGCGTGTAGCGAACGTGCTGGTAGACGCTCTGCAACGGCTGTGTGCCGTTTGTGCCCACTGGTACTGCATAGACCGGCTGGACCCAGCGCTCGTGGGACAGATGCACAAAAAGCTAATAGAGGTCGTGCTGCAGGAAGCCGACGGTAGCGAGCAGAAACGATCCGCCCTGCTGGCACTGGCAGCCGTACCGGAAATGGTAACGAGCGAAAACCGCTACGTGGTGTATAGTGCGATGGTAAAGATTTTGCTAACCGCAACGGAACAACCGAGCAAGACGATCGATGCGGCGCAGGAATGCTTGTTCTCGTTCGCAATTCGCTACCAGCAGGAGGTGAAAACGGTCGTGCTGGAGAAGTTAATCACGCACGATTACGCCAAGGCCGAGACGTCGCTGGTGCAGCTGGTGTTTAAAACGCTCGGCAAATTCATCCTCTACCATGGGTACATGGACAAGATGGTAAAATTTTTCCTTTCGAAAATATTCGACCCCGACAACGAGCGGCTCGCCATCATTGCCATGGATACGTTGACCGATGTGGTTGAGAATGGGAATTCGAGTCAGCTGGGCAAGGCCGAGCTGTACGAGCAGTACAAACTACTCGACCGGTGCTTCGAGTACGCGAACGATAAGCTTAGCTCGGATTGTCTGCACGCAATGGCGCAGCTGATCGGTGCCGTCGTCAAACAACTCCCAGTGGAGGAGCAGCACCAGCTGATACTAAAGCGATTGCCAGCGTTGCGACTGCAGCAGCGGGCCGATCTTTATTTAGCGTCCGGTTTGCTCGCCTACCTCGACCAAAGCGTACCGCTGGTGGATCACTTTGAGAATCTGGTCACCGATCTGAGCAAACTGGCGCTTGAAACGGACGAAGAGCGGGTGCGGGACGTATGCAATCGGTTGCTGTGCAGTCTGTTCAACCGGATGCCGAACGATGAGCATCACCGGGGTGTGCTGAAGCGCCTGCTGAAGATGATCCGCGAGGAGCTGAAGAAACACAACCACCAGGCCGTGGTCATACTGAGCTGGATCGGCAAGGGGCTGATCGCACGCGGCCATTCGGAGGCGGGTGAGATCGTCGACGATATTGCGGATCTGCTCGACCATCCTACGCTCGGCCACATCGCAGCGCTGGCATTCGAGATCCTGTCCATTGAATTTCCCCAGCTCCATCTGCCCCTGCTGCGCAATCTATTCAAACAAAAGCTGTTCGTGTGGGTCATGAAGAAGCTGGAGCAGAAGGTGGAACAGTACGCCGAAACGCACCTGAAAGCGCTAGCCTTTGTGCTGGCAGCGACACCGCACACGGTGCTGAAAATGAACCTGTCCAAGGTCGGCCCGGTGCTGCTAAAGTGTCTCGCTCAGACCGACGACAAAACGATACTGGAAGCGTTGACGATCGTGCTGCGCTTCACGCGCGAACAGGACCCATTTGTGCAGGACCATTTGCAGACGCTCATACCGCTGCTGCTTAAGCTGACCCTGCACCAATCTTCAATG AAAATACGCATCGGCGCGCTCGAGTGTTTGCTGTACGTGTGCAAGTATCCCACGTTTCTGCTGCTCCCCTTCAAGCAGAGTGTCCTGCTGGCGCTACAAAAACCGTTGGACGATCGGAAGCGCTTGGTAAGAAATGCAGCCGTCACTACGCGGCTCCAGTGGTTTGTCGTCGGTAGTGCGGAGGACACGAAAACGGACAAGTGA